The Calypte anna isolate BGI_N300 chromosome 2, bCalAnn1_v1.p, whole genome shotgun sequence genome includes a window with the following:
- the LOC115597816 gene encoding predicted GPI-anchored protein 58: MAAGLLSTASNTKAAALTPAAAPVETAAPGTHARAAAPAALPAPPTPRRGGCRRTRPQRRARRTLASALTSAVPIGGEARSALPPPYPYSPHPPCSPAGSSGSVRAGRGCQHRRPPPPQHGHREPGREGEERGSAAGAAAASECRPSPTLPPTPPTRAPAGSAAPARASPAPAGPRGSMSGSS, from the coding sequence CAACACCAAGGCCGCTGCCCTGACGCCAGCCGCGGCGCCAGTGGAAACGGCAGCACCAGGAACTCACGCGCGGGCCGCCGCTCCCGCCGCGCTCCCGGCTCCCCCAACCCCCCGGCGGGGCGGTTGCCGTAGGACCCGTCCCCAGCGGCGGGCGCGACGCACGCTGGCGAGCGCGCTGACGTCGGCGGTGCCGATAGGCGGAGAGGCGCGCTCTGCCCTCCCGCCCCCCTACCCCTACTCCCCCCATCCCCCGTGTTCCCCCGCCGGCAGCTCGGGATCAGTCCGCGCCGGCCggggctgccagcacaggcGGCCTCCTCCGCCTCAGCACGGGCACCGGGAACCGGGgcgggagggggaggaaaggggaagcGCGGCGGGAGCCGCCGCCGCCAGCGAGTGCCGCCCTTCCCCCACCCTCCCGCCCACTCCCCCCACGCGCGCACCCGCCGGCAGCGCTGCCCCTGCGCGCGCCTCTCCCGCCCCGGCCGGGCCCCGCGGCAGCATGAGCGGCTCCTCCTGA